A genomic segment from Nocardia cyriacigeorgica GUH-2 encodes:
- a CDS encoding SMI1/KNR4 family protein has translation MSFMDDLANPLIEQGLVDPRAVQGCSDAEITALMQAQGVTSVPHAYYEFLRFGGRNPYWLTHSGEWDYDWLIEAKDLAREIVEDDNRDFADFEGSFVFQTHQGYMFYYFRPADLMSRDPHFWIYKETRQPEDSGMVFTEWLRELADSLPTAIAVRKRLGIE, from the coding sequence ATGAGCTTCATGGATGACCTGGCCAATCCGCTGATCGAGCAAGGACTGGTGGATCCCCGCGCTGTCCAGGGTTGTAGCGATGCCGAGATTACGGCATTGATGCAAGCTCAGGGCGTGACGTCGGTGCCGCATGCTTATTACGAATTTCTTCGATTCGGCGGGAGGAATCCGTACTGGCTCACTCATTCTGGCGAATGGGACTACGACTGGCTGATCGAGGCCAAGGATCTGGCCCGCGAAATAGTGGAGGACGACAATCGGGACTTCGCCGATTTTGAAGGGTCATTTGTTTTCCAGACCCACCAAGGATACATGTTCTACTACTTTCGTCCCGCGGACCTGATGTCGCGGGACCCGCACTTCTGGATCTACAAGGAAACGCGTCAACCAGAGGATAGCGGGATGGTCTTCACTGAGTGGCTTCGTGAGCTCGCTGATTCTCTACCCACTGCAATTGCAGTCCGGAAACGTCTCGGCATCGAGTGA
- a CDS encoding toxin-antitoxin system YwqK family antitoxin — MKRIDLNIDETDSGDDLRLMYNGEPFTGEAVEAVGDQLLSQEFYVDGIAHGTTREWWPNGQLKMEGQVRHGLEYGVFRRWHENGQLAAENRFDDYGKLHTVHRWDENGAQID, encoded by the coding sequence ATGAAGCGGATAGATCTCAACATCGACGAGACTGATTCGGGTGATGACCTCCGGCTTATGTACAACGGAGAGCCATTCACCGGTGAAGCGGTCGAGGCGGTAGGTGATCAGCTGTTGTCCCAAGAGTTCTATGTCGACGGGATAGCTCATGGAACTACCCGAGAATGGTGGCCAAACGGCCAGTTGAAGATGGAAGGGCAAGTACGTCACGGGCTGGAGTATGGCGTATTTCGCAGGTGGCATGAGAACGGGCAACTGGCAGCAGAAAATCGCTTCGATGATTACGGTAAGCTGCACACTGTTCATAGATGGGACGAGAATGGGGCCCAGATTGATTGA
- a CDS encoding toxin glutamine deamidase domain-containing protein — protein sequence MGIEIPESLQWVAKYVVGAGDWPEGDETAMRRVATAWSDMAAALEDSGDDAQAVMRAALTAIDQGQTHDAMAAYWDKVAGNDESALPKLIEYCNSLSDSLDESALDIEHTKMVIIASMVVLAAELAVAIATAWTGVGAAAGAAAKVATQIGIRMAIRTLIKKIIANVTARAAARAAMKGAAFGVLEGVGTELAPHLIQMAKGDRTGLDEQDVDALWNSAKSGAVGGAVGAGLGTGGLGGPLANRAGSTVGKLAADLGVESAARVAGNVAGTLATGGELTLETFTSGAAGSALEHGAGAAGAKLGSSTSSLSLQGLGDGPELPGGDGSSNPSSSPDDSPSTQPASTDDSATSQPNDEDSVGAQAKTGGDTPAAQPNSGDDTPAAQSNSGDETPAGQPNSADDSASTQPASAEPGTDRPPGADASPGTSMPDTDQSASSAPQSQVSPESSPPVDSGNGDGPMPSRGEQTSPSNSATDAANTPIAETGPATQQNTNPSPETTTDPGSRVDPESAPSRPSTEPEGQAAADSSPPDSSRPEPATPGESNPHNGRTEPSGEETAPDSSRTPPQPQPDAPLSADPEGQQTRNPDTPPSPDRDPDTDSGPQQASSQPSVGAGSSMPGTPRTTTGGENSASAATVDPGPTSTAAATVTLPPNAATAGGISGTNSPAGVTPDANQRATPTTEPSAGTTPGNTATPPRGPADTRTPGQPRSSDPRQSRDSRPDPDSRGADPVRIPPRPTEAAGLFSRSRRPRAPLDDSWGIPANQSADDAVRDSAPRIAPVTERPYYANPRFSDPEAAQRYARENRGHLHEAMDIRGRTINHPEIARLSLEEIAIIRHNQFMSLNEHVNRATRDGDLQALEEYDTQIRALVGAYNRLPDYKGVVRRGLTITDPAKLALFNSEYVAGNFVVDSGFASSDKVASIGGNFELIIESRHGKDISWATGQQNEVVFPPGHKFYVASRELGEDGITYIKLIDLGRESNADDARRVQEDYGRVSEERSAENSRGTGMVGQLLRGGEEASATPSHPGTREDLAGLGRIGGTEDRAGEGSRPGLAPDHLPGEPVSAASPDFRAPGPDTQAPLWAHQDPNYHRNATRLPDWWPRPNSTTTQEPPVPQLSTTHAPESLPPPTRAPQSQPQQPSWLAPSQPSAQPDGQIPNRQGSYPVDGRSFVDPNSPAPHHRSALDRPLHQNPQQAGPQSASPHSPLHQSNPSRELSPDSPRQVPHRQAPALNAAPPSNGGQMPLPQTPSIGQRPPIGQVPANGHMPPNRQSPPDRHMPPNRQAPADGHTPPNRQAPPDGRTPANRQAPLDGHIPPNRQAPSDGHMPPNRQTPPDGRMPANRQAPPNGYVPTFQQAPPNGYVPTTRQAPPHRHVPANRQAPPNGHIPPNGRTPRSENPARPADPSHHATRAPSASTPTPHNFRTGDIAEPATPQSNRSADPRFHAPETRSAAPNTPPAPAQHQAPSNNVRQAPPQPDSAPTSRDGQLRPPPSNTSPTTAPRTPSHEGAAPRRETVDNQSRSDSPPPQHAPVRTDPPAPRTTDPTRAFRESYRQRTPEGGRVTPVSPSARPDSAPAYRVRRFVGDRSGQSFTVASIRVHVSAGPHIRPETVARLMESVQVTTDRSFNGGHRLVGGDWFLVDVEFTNDPVAADLRVTVDTDTRNPNTWHPDASPENLADQLREQLGLRPAEPGESSLSTDDLRTISNDLTSAETASRFDDPSSGRPIGERHLGPVEDPGYQAAVEDALREGNSFRVGADPRTNPYGQLINDGGTTVPGRNNNCVDCAMSALSAFFGRPQVSAPRWPDRLPNGEIDVASGEQNGLERAARWLGQDLQTDAGSGRPIPDQFRALHDRIAALGPGAAALVVNQWHARDPDTGQLQYHPDGTPVLDGNHASVIVYPPGADGPVWWDPQSGRTSDHPPADVIADSAGLWFTPIPPDSGAADAPTTRDQGSSREPSRPDLRSEPGIPDLPDRARMGVLTDPDHSGNGNGPRHRPHEASGRRPDRDSDPVPELVDPDGRDGLHRSTQDGPAAPGRAGVPEAVAGESRTDTGERRGDRVPAHDDVANPTSAAQRGPTGDQQAVPRTPSDRNDAGNGGVPREVAQRAGRDVAGAGDVRGVEGGASAAAGAGRYQDSDLSRPQRESGRVISADSSPVGHEASLPSSSNQPLGFADSVHPPNHPTTRRVDVDDPSIRRLVDIHREARRGAKVGWRRMGGAIEFNIGDRNGIFAGFSGESNVATNAPVGTKLPPIAPPATTNAVVPAPPPERGFKSNDAENNLLEHLHSLLQESYPLGSDGTSSVFGRMTLFSEQTPCDSCGPTIERFQQMYPNVEIDVVFVTPYPPVARNRPTL from the coding sequence ATGGGTATCGAGATACCCGAGTCTCTGCAATGGGTGGCCAAGTACGTCGTCGGGGCGGGTGACTGGCCCGAGGGTGATGAAACCGCGATGCGTCGGGTCGCCACAGCGTGGAGCGACATGGCTGCGGCGCTCGAAGACAGCGGTGACGACGCGCAGGCGGTCATGCGGGCGGCGCTCACTGCGATCGACCAAGGTCAGACCCATGACGCGATGGCCGCGTATTGGGACAAGGTGGCGGGCAACGATGAAAGCGCGTTGCCGAAGCTGATCGAGTACTGCAACTCGCTCAGTGATTCCCTCGACGAGTCGGCGCTGGATATCGAGCACACCAAGATGGTGATCATCGCGTCGATGGTCGTCCTCGCGGCTGAACTCGCGGTAGCCATTGCGACTGCCTGGACCGGTGTCGGCGCGGCAGCCGGGGCCGCGGCGAAGGTGGCGACACAGATCGGGATCCGGATGGCGATCCGAACCCTGATCAAGAAGATCATTGCGAATGTGACCGCGCGGGCTGCGGCGCGAGCGGCCATGAAGGGCGCGGCCTTCGGAGTTCTCGAGGGGGTGGGCACCGAACTTGCGCCGCACCTGATCCAAATGGCCAAGGGCGACCGGACGGGCCTGGACGAGCAGGACGTGGACGCGCTGTGGAACAGCGCGAAATCCGGCGCGGTCGGTGGTGCGGTCGGCGCGGGTCTGGGAACCGGCGGGCTGGGCGGCCCGCTGGCGAACCGGGCGGGTTCCACGGTTGGGAAGTTGGCGGCGGACCTGGGTGTCGAAAGCGCCGCCCGTGTTGCCGGAAACGTCGCAGGGACGCTCGCTACCGGCGGCGAGCTGACATTGGAAACATTCACCTCGGGCGCCGCGGGTAGTGCACTCGAGCACGGTGCTGGGGCGGCGGGCGCCAAATTGGGCAGCAGCACCAGCAGTTTGTCGCTGCAAGGTCTCGGGGATGGTCCGGAGTTGCCCGGCGGTGATGGTTCATCGAATCCGTCGTCGAGCCCGGATGATTCGCCCAGCACTCAACCCGCCAGTACCGACGATTCGGCGACCTCGCAACCCAATGACGAGGATTCGGTCGGCGCGCAAGCGAAGACCGGCGGCGATACGCCTGCGGCGCAACCGAACAGCGGCGACGATACGCCTGCTGCCCAATCGAACAGCGGCGACGAAACGCCCGCTGGCCAACCGAATAGCGCCGACGACTCGGCGAGCACCCAGCCCGCCAGCGCCGAACCCGGGACCGATCGACCTCCCGGTGCGGATGCGAGTCCGGGGACGAGCATGCCGGACACCGACCAGTCCGCCAGTTCGGCTCCGCAATCTCAGGTTTCGCCCGAATCCTCGCCTCCTGTCGACTCCGGTAACGGCGATGGGCCGATGCCGTCGCGAGGTGAACAGACTTCACCATCGAACAGCGCCACCGACGCGGCGAACACACCGATTGCCGAGACCGGTCCCGCCACGCAGCAGAACACGAACCCCAGTCCGGAAACGACAACCGATCCGGGCTCGCGTGTCGATCCAGAGTCCGCGCCCAGCCGACCGAGCACCGAGCCAGAGGGGCAGGCCGCCGCGGACAGTTCGCCGCCGGATTCTTCCCGGCCCGAGCCGGCCACCCCCGGCGAGTCGAATCCACACAACGGTCGAACCGAACCCAGCGGCGAAGAGACCGCTCCGGATTCGAGCCGCACGCCTCCCCAGCCGCAACCGGACGCGCCACTGTCGGCCGATCCCGAGGGTCAGCAGACAAGGAATCCGGACACGCCACCCTCGCCCGATAGGGACCCGGACACCGACTCCGGGCCGCAGCAAGCAAGCTCGCAGCCGTCGGTCGGCGCTGGATCGTCCATGCCGGGCACACCCCGCACAACCACCGGCGGCGAAAACTCTGCCTCCGCGGCAACTGTCGATCCCGGCCCCACGTCGACCGCGGCGGCTACCGTCACGCTCCCCCCGAACGCCGCGACGGCAGGCGGAATCAGCGGTACCAATTCTCCCGCCGGCGTCACTCCGGACGCGAACCAGCGCGCGACTCCCACAACGGAACCCAGTGCCGGGACCACACCGGGCAACACCGCCACGCCGCCACGCGGGCCGGCTGATACACGGACCCCGGGGCAACCACGTTCGAGCGATCCTCGTCAGTCGCGCGATAGCAGGCCGGATCCGGATAGTCGGGGCGCCGACCCCGTCCGTATACCTCCCCGGCCCACCGAGGCTGCGGGCCTGTTCTCCCGGTCGCGGCGGCCTCGAGCGCCACTCGACGACTCGTGGGGGATACCCGCGAATCAGTCCGCCGACGACGCGGTTCGTGACTCCGCGCCGCGTATCGCCCCAGTGACCGAGCGGCCGTATTACGCGAATCCCCGATTCTCCGATCCTGAGGCGGCACAGCGGTACGCTCGCGAAAATCGTGGTCATCTTCACGAGGCCATGGATATCCGAGGGCGGACGATCAACCATCCGGAAATCGCGCGGTTGTCGCTCGAAGAGATCGCGATCATTCGGCACAACCAGTTCATGAGCTTGAACGAGCACGTCAATCGTGCGACCAGGGATGGTGATCTCCAGGCGCTCGAGGAGTACGACACGCAAATTCGTGCACTGGTCGGTGCTTACAACAGGCTGCCGGATTACAAGGGGGTCGTTCGGCGAGGGCTCACTATTACCGATCCGGCGAAGTTGGCTCTGTTCAACAGTGAGTATGTGGCCGGAAACTTCGTGGTCGACTCGGGATTTGCCTCGTCGGACAAAGTTGCGTCCATCGGCGGGAACTTCGAGCTCATCATCGAATCCCGCCACGGGAAGGATATCTCGTGGGCGACCGGTCAACAGAATGAGGTGGTTTTTCCACCCGGGCATAAATTCTATGTCGCCAGCCGTGAGCTTGGGGAAGACGGAATAACTTACATCAAGCTAATCGATCTAGGGAGAGAGAGTAATGCCGATGACGCCCGAAGAGTACAAGAAGATTATGGACGAGTCTCTGAAGAAAGATCCGCCGAAAACTCCCGAGGAACGGGCATGGTGGGACAACTTCTTCGCGGAGGAGAAGAAGCGTCCGCGACGCCAAGCCACCCCGGAACAAGAGAAGATCTGGCAGGCCTGGGGCGAATCGGAGGTACGGAGGATCGCGCGGGAGAAGGGAGTCGACCTGGATTAGCACCGGATCACCTACCCGGAGAACCGGTTTCAGCGGCGTCACCGGATTTCCGTGCGCCCGGACCTGATACGCAGGCGCCGCTGTGGGCGCACCAGGATCCGAACTACCACCGGAACGCAACCCGGTTGCCGGATTGGTGGCCGCGCCCGAACAGCACCACGACTCAGGAACCTCCCGTCCCCCAGCTGTCGACCACGCATGCGCCGGAATCACTCCCACCACCCACGCGTGCGCCGCAGTCGCAACCCCAGCAACCGTCGTGGTTGGCCCCGTCTCAGCCATCGGCTCAACCCGATGGCCAGATCCCGAATCGACAGGGTTCGTATCCGGTCGACGGCCGTTCGTTCGTCGATCCGAATTCGCCGGCGCCGCACCACAGGAGTGCGCTGGACCGGCCGCTACACCAGAATCCGCAGCAAGCCGGTCCGCAATCGGCGAGCCCTCATTCACCATTGCACCAATCGAATCCGTCGCGGGAGCTCTCGCCCGATAGTCCTCGGCAAGTTCCGCATCGGCAGGCGCCCGCGCTGAACGCGGCACCTCCGTCCAACGGGGGACAGATGCCGCTACCGCAGACGCCATCCATCGGGCAGCGGCCGCCGATCGGACAAGTGCCGGCTAACGGGCACATGCCGCCGAACCGGCAGTCGCCGCCTGACAGGCACATGCCGCCGAACCGGCAGGCGCCGGCCGACGGGCACACGCCGCCGAACCGACAGGCTCCGCCGGACGGCCGCACACCAGCGAACCGGCAGGCGCCACTCGACGGGCACATCCCGCCGAACCGCCAGGCCCCTTCCGACGGACACATGCCGCCGAACCGGCAGACGCCACCAGACGGCCGTATGCCGGCAAACCGTCAGGCGCCACCGAACGGTTACGTACCGACGTTCCAACAGGCACCACCGAATGGATACGTACCGACCACCCGGCAGGCGCCACCGCATCGGCACGTACCGGCCAACCGGCAGGCGCCGCCCAACGGACACATACCGCCGAACGGGCGCACGCCGCGATCGGAAAACCCAGCACGACCGGCCGATCCGTCGCATCACGCAACGCGTGCACCTTCGGCGTCGACTCCGACACCGCACAACTTCCGCACGGGCGATATCGCGGAACCCGCAACGCCCCAGTCGAACAGGTCTGCGGATCCGCGTTTCCATGCGCCGGAGACCCGCTCGGCCGCACCGAATACACCGCCGGCTCCCGCCCAGCACCAGGCGCCGAGCAACAACGTGCGGCAGGCTCCGCCTCAGCCGGATTCGGCGCCGACTTCACGCGACGGCCAACTTCGACCTCCGCCATCGAATACTTCGCCGACGACGGCGCCGCGAACGCCGTCTCACGAGGGGGCGGCACCGCGACGAGAGACTGTTGACAACCAGTCGCGCTCCGACAGCCCACCGCCACAGCACGCGCCTGTCCGAACCGACCCGCCCGCGCCACGTACCACGGATCCGACCAGGGCATTCCGCGAGAGTTACCGACAACGGACTCCGGAAGGCGGCCGGGTAACCCCAGTGTCACCGTCGGCACGACCGGATTCGGCACCCGCGTACCGCGTGCGGCGTTTCGTCGGCGATCGGTCAGGCCAGTCGTTCACGGTTGCCTCGATTCGTGTCCACGTCAGCGCGGGTCCGCACATCCGGCCCGAGACTGTGGCCCGTCTGATGGAGTCGGTGCAGGTCACGACGGATCGCTCGTTCAACGGCGGCCACCGGCTCGTCGGTGGCGACTGGTTCCTCGTCGACGTGGAATTCACCAACGATCCTGTGGCCGCGGATCTGCGCGTGACGGTCGATACCGATACGCGTAATCCGAACACCTGGCATCCGGATGCGAGCCCGGAAAACCTCGCGGATCAGCTACGCGAGCAGCTCGGTCTTCGCCCCGCGGAACCAGGCGAGTCGTCGCTGAGCACCGACGACCTCCGGACGATCAGCAACGATCTGACTTCGGCGGAAACCGCAAGCCGCTTCGACGACCCCTCGTCAGGTCGCCCGATCGGCGAGCGCCATCTCGGCCCGGTCGAGGACCCCGGATATCAAGCAGCCGTCGAGGACGCCCTGCGCGAGGGCAACAGCTTCCGGGTCGGCGCCGACCCGCGGACCAACCCCTACGGGCAGTTGATCAACGACGGCGGCACCACCGTCCCCGGTCGTAACAACAACTGTGTCGACTGCGCGATGTCGGCGCTGTCCGCGTTCTTCGGTCGTCCTCAGGTGTCGGCACCGCGCTGGCCGGATCGGCTGCCCAATGGCGAGATCGATGTGGCCTCCGGTGAGCAGAATGGTCTTGAACGCGCCGCCAGGTGGCTCGGCCAAGATCTCCAGACCGACGCCGGCAGCGGGCGGCCCATACCCGATCAGTTCCGCGCCCTGCACGACCGGATCGCGGCGCTCGGGCCTGGTGCGGCAGCGCTCGTGGTCAACCAGTGGCATGCCCGCGACCCCGACACGGGACAACTCCAATACCACCCCGACGGAACCCCCGTACTCGATGGCAACCACGCATCGGTCATCGTCTACCCGCCCGGCGCGGATGGCCCGGTGTGGTGGGATCCGCAGTCCGGTAGGACTTCTGATCACCCGCCGGCCGACGTGATCGCCGATTCCGCTGGTCTGTGGTTCACACCGATTCCACCTGACTCAGGAGCAGCAGATGCCCCAACCACTCGAGACCAAGGATCAAGTCGCGAGCCATCTCGCCCAGATCTTCGATCCGAGCCGGGAATACCGGATCTACCGGATCGAGCACGGATGGGTGTGCTCACCGATCCCGACCACTCAGGAAACGGCAACGGGCCGCGACATCGGCCTCACGAAGCTAGTGGTCGACGGCCAGACCGGGACAGTGATCCAGTACCCGAGCTGGTCGACCCGGATGGTCGAGACGGACTACACCGAAGCACGCAGGACGGGCCGGCCGCCCCAGGGCGCGCAGGTGTACCCGAAGCAGTGGCAGGTGAGTCTCGAACGGATACGGGAGAACGCCGTGGAGATCGAGTACCGGCTCACGACGACGTCGCGAACCCAACCTCCGCAGCACAGCGAGGGCCCACTGGTGATCAACAAGCAGTCCCTCGAACACCGTCCGACCGGAACGATGCAGGCAATGGCGGTGTCCCGCGCGAAGTGGCGCAGCGAGCTGGACGGGACGTGGCCGGAGCGGGAGATGTTCGAGGTGTAGAGGGCGGGGCGTCGGCAGCGGCTGGTGCCGGGAGGTACCAAGACAGTGACCTATCAAGACCTCAACGGGAGTCTGGCCGGGTGATATCGGCCGACTCGTCGCCCGTCGGCCACGAAGCGTCTCTACCTTCGAGCTCGAACCAGCCGTTGGGCTTCGCCGACTCGGTCCACCCTCCGAACCATCCGACGACGCGACGAGTGGATGTCGATGATCCGTCCATCAGGCGTCTGGTCGATATACACCGGGAGGCCCGTCGAGGTGCAAAGGTTGGGTGGAGGCGAATGGGCGGTGCTATCGAGTTCAACATCGGTGACCGGAATGGCATCTTCGCGGGGTTCAGCGGTGAAAGTAATGTCGCCACGAACGCCCCGGTTGGTACGAAGCTCCCACCAATCGCCCCGCCGGCGACGACGAACGCGGTCGTTCCCGCCCCACCCCCGGAGCGGGGGTTCAAGAGCAACGATGCCGAGAACAACCTCCTCGAGCATTTGCACAGCCTGCTTCAGGAGTCTTACCCTCTGGGCTCGGACGGCACGAGCTCAGTGTTCGGCCGAATGACGTTGTTCTCGGAGCAAACACCGTGCGACTCTTGTGGTCCAACAATCGAACGTTTCCAGCAGATGTATCCGAACGTGGAGATCGACGTAGTATTCGTCACGCCATATCCTCCAGTCGCCAGGAACCGACCGACTCTCTGA
- a CDS encoding maleylpyruvate isomerase family mycothiol-dependent enzyme: protein MSDIWPIVHAERVALIDDLAELADDLWERPSLCGGWTVHDVAAHLINNAKATRLGIVRDMVRARFDFARMTAQGVERERGATPRETLARLRKVATLTSTPPAPLDSRLVEEVVHGEDIRRPLGIKREYSAEAVVRSLRYQAHTPVSLGGAKQLVSAVRLCATDEAVFIGDGPEISGPALSLLLAISGRKVALSDLTGPGLRVLD from the coding sequence ATGAGCGACATCTGGCCGATCGTCCATGCCGAGCGCGTGGCGCTGATCGATGATCTTGCCGAACTCGCCGACGACCTGTGGGAGCGCCCCTCATTGTGTGGTGGTTGGACTGTGCACGATGTCGCCGCGCACTTGATCAATAACGCGAAGGCCACTCGCCTCGGGATTGTGCGCGACATGGTCCGCGCACGTTTCGACTTCGCTCGCATGACCGCACAAGGTGTCGAACGTGAGCGCGGTGCGACGCCCCGTGAAACGCTCGCTCGACTTCGCAAAGTAGCGACTCTTACATCGACACCGCCGGCGCCCCTTGACAGTCGTCTGGTCGAAGAGGTCGTCCATGGCGAGGACATCCGGCGTCCGTTGGGCATCAAACGCGAATACTCGGCAGAGGCGGTCGTCAGGTCGCTGCGATATCAGGCGCACACCCCGGTCTCCCTCGGAGGTGCAAAGCAACTTGTCAGCGCGGTCCGGTTGTGCGCCACCGACGAAGCCGTCTTTATCGGTGATGGGCCCGAGATCAGCGGACCGGCGCTGTCGCTGCTCTTGGCGATATCGGGACGCAAGGTCGCCCTGAGCGACCTCACCGGGCCGGGGCTGCGTGTGCTGGACTAA
- a CDS encoding alpha/beta hydrolase, whose product MSASVKSLLSILTSRGPHRVLRGNLAIAGQPGVVYTPESGRNLPAVAFGHGWLAGSDNYRSLLEHLASWGFVAAAPDTERGPIPSHLGLATDLLTTLDICAGVRLGDGAISVHPDKLVLAGHAMGAGAAVIAAAQRRVAAVAALFPAPTAPAAESIAADIDTPALILAGATDLRSTNSNAIPLAAAWGGPMLLRTIDKASADGLPEGRRLMTLLGAGKHEHKTARATRALLTGYLLATVQGDKTYAPFANPETSIPHTHLVDPHADEAPIDKPSPAKLGQLVALVRK is encoded by the coding sequence GTGTCGGCGTCTGTGAAATCCCTCCTGAGCATCCTGACCAGCCGCGGCCCGCACCGGGTGCTGCGCGGCAACTTGGCCATCGCGGGCCAGCCCGGCGTCGTGTACACCCCCGAATCGGGCCGCAACCTACCCGCGGTGGCGTTCGGCCACGGCTGGCTGGCCGGCTCCGACAACTACCGGTCGCTGCTCGAGCACCTGGCGTCCTGGGGTTTCGTCGCCGCCGCCCCCGATACCGAACGCGGCCCCATCCCGTCACATCTGGGCCTGGCCACCGACCTGCTCACCACCCTCGACATCTGCGCCGGCGTGCGCCTCGGTGACGGCGCGATCAGCGTCCACCCCGACAAGCTGGTCCTGGCCGGCCACGCCATGGGCGCGGGCGCCGCCGTCATCGCCGCCGCCCAACGCCGCGTAGCCGCGGTAGCCGCCCTCTTCCCGGCCCCCACCGCCCCCGCCGCCGAATCCATCGCCGCCGACATCGACACCCCCGCCCTCATCCTCGCCGGCGCCACCGACCTGCGCTCCACCAACTCCAACGCCATCCCCCTGGCCGCGGCGTGGGGCGGCCCCATGCTCCTGCGCACCATCGACAAAGCCTCCGCCGACGGCCTCCCCGAAGGCCGCCGCCTGATGACCCTGCTCGGCGCAGGCAAACACGAACACAAAACCGCCCGAGCCACCCGAGCCCTACTCACCGGCTACCTACTCGCCACCGTCCAAGGCGACAAAACCTACGCCCCCTTCGCCAACCCCGAAACCTCGATCCCCCACACCCACTTGGTCGACCCCCACGCCGACGAGGCCCCGATCGACAAGCCGAGCCCAGCGAAGTTGGGCCAGTTGGTGGCGTTGGTGCGGAAGTAG
- a CDS encoding toxin-antitoxin system YwqK family antitoxin — protein sequence MKRIDLNVDEVTTGDDLRLEYEGEPFTGEVVETVAGMMISQEFYVDGINDGPTREWWGDGVLKSEGTTRRGRPTGLYRDWHSNGRLACERVFDERGRLTEVRTWDEKWTPDECMKTGRPHVECSGCPHDPGTDKASPCSQFERQAMI from the coding sequence ATGAAGCGCATCGATCTGAACGTTGATGAGGTTACGACGGGCGACGATCTTCGGCTGGAGTACGAGGGCGAACCGTTCACGGGTGAAGTGGTCGAAACGGTCGCCGGAATGATGATTTCGCAAGAGTTCTATGTCGATGGGATAAACGATGGGCCGACCCGGGAGTGGTGGGGAGACGGAGTATTGAAATCAGAAGGGACGACTCGGCGAGGTCGTCCTACCGGGCTATATCGCGATTGGCATTCCAATGGTCGGCTGGCGTGCGAGAGGGTATTCGATGAGCGTGGACGGCTCACCGAGGTCCGCACATGGGATGAGAAATGGACGCCCGACGAGTGCATGAAAACTGGTCGCCCCCATGTGGAGTGCTCGGGTTGCCCGCATGACCCCGGCACGGACAAGGCATCTCCTTGCTCGCAGTTTGAAAGACAGGCCATGATATGA
- a CDS encoding SMI1/KNR4 family protein gives MSFVADLVADLRRKGLTGPAQVKGCTAEEINALMEAQGVTSLPESYREFLECMGKDPYWLSQMGEWDYDWLLESKSLAREVVVEDYAGDFDGLEDIFVFQTHQGYMFYFFRGENLKDPDPRFYIFDGSRPIRLSDSTFNRWLSGLARYLPTELEMRNRNR, from the coding sequence ATGAGCTTCGTTGCCGACCTTGTCGCAGATTTGCGTCGGAAGGGCTTAACTGGTCCGGCGCAAGTAAAAGGTTGCACTGCAGAGGAGATCAATGCTCTCATGGAAGCGCAAGGTGTTACTTCTCTTCCGGAGTCATACCGTGAATTCCTCGAGTGTATGGGCAAGGATCCGTACTGGCTTTCGCAAATGGGTGAGTGGGATTACGACTGGCTGCTCGAATCCAAGAGCCTGGCCCGCGAAGTCGTCGTAGAGGACTACGCTGGGGACTTTGATGGGCTGGAAGACATCTTCGTATTTCAAACGCATCAGGGCTACATGTTCTATTTTTTCCGTGGCGAGAACCTGAAAGATCCTGATCCTAGGTTCTACATCTTCGACGGGAGTCGACCCATCCGCCTCAGTGACTCCACGTTCAACCGATGGCTATCGGGGCTAGCGAGGTACCTGCCCACCGAGCTCGAGATGCGGAACCGCAACCGTTGA